The genomic segment tttttttaacttttttttttaaatttgtggtctaaaataaataaataaaatttctttaGTTATAAACCATTTCATTAGATGATatgaaagtttaaagttaaataactgctcaataaagaaaaatatatgatttttttgggaatgattgaaaagaaaaaagtgtcacataaattacaACAGGTGGGtaatataaatacaacaacatacccaacgtaatcccacaagtgggatcTAGGAAGGGTGGTGTGTACGCaaccttactcctaccttgtAAAGATAAAAGGTTGTTTCTAATAGACCCCTGTCAAGTAAAACatagtaaaatcaatagaaAAGGAAATACAGTACAGTAGTGAAAATAATGGAGAGAAGACACAGTAGCAATAACAAATAGTACGATAACTGAAACATGAGATAGTAGGAAAGTACTACTAATACTATTATAATAGGGGAAACTAGACAACGCTCGACTACCTGATCCTCGACCGTCATATCCTTCTATCTAAAGTCATGTCCCTAGTAATTAGCTGCAAAAAGTGGGTAATATAAATGACAATaataattatattattatattttcattattgttattatttatcTCTATCATTACGAGGCCATTCTTTGTTATTTCTAATTCATTGAACAGTGAGTTGTGAGGACAGTCTGGAAACCATGGAGGAGGACAAAGAAAGGGCCCTCCAACCCACTCATCATACAAAGTACTAGTATAACCCTCCCACgtcacaaaaaataatttatagagAAGAAATATATCATCTATTTCAAATCGGCGTCAAGTGATTCATTTTGTTTATGTAATTTTCAATTCAAgatcatataaaaatcacataggAACTCCTCCATGTGTTTGGCCCACTCTCTCCTGTCATTCCAAACAAGTATGCAAACAATTTTATTAGGTGGACTGTCTAGAAGGAGTTACAAGGCAATGgatgaattcaagatttttaTTTTCCAAAAGTATGCAAAATTAAATGTTCcttttttgttccttttcttGCTATACTATAAAAGACGAAGTCAACATTAGATTTTACACATTCAATCTTTAGAGCTTTTATCAGTGAACATATCACACTTTTGAAATTAAGATTTCAAGATTTACTATTTAATGACATTTAGCCATTTTTCACatatttttcaacattttgtgTAAAAAATATTGGGTCCAATTGAATTCATGTGTTTTTCCGGTAACCAGTTGAACTCATGTTACGTGCACCTATACTTACTAACGGATAAAAGGCCACTCTTGGCAACATAAATAGTAAAATTAATTCTAAAGAACATGAAGTTTTATGATAATACGTGATAGACTAGATTGAAGCTTAAGCTTTTGAACTAAAAGAGCGAGTGTATTTTTCAATTGATAGTATTCAATGTATCTTTTTGCATCGTTAAACTTTATGTTAGGGAAGGTTAATTTAGAAGAAAGTACTACCTTGTATTCTAACGTAAAAAAGCACATTTAGTCAAAAGTTACCTAGCTACTAACAATtacttttgaaaatttaaaatatgatATTGTAAACGGAAACGTAAATGTGATTCTATAAGTTTTATGAACTTTTACTCCACGTGACTAAGTCGATTAAGTGATATACACACCTTGATGAAAAGTTAGAAGTCACTTTACTTCACAACACTACTTAGAAATTATCCTAAAGTAACATATGCTTTTTCACTCTTAATAATTTTCCTTTGACAAAAACTTCGTGTTTCAATTAGCAATTTTTCTAAAGCTTGAATTATTATTGCCGTACGAATATCTTTACGTGGTCGCGTCAGTTGTGAAATCTGTGAAAATTCCCTTTTACCTAaccttaaaagaaaaattattgatTGTCTGATGTATTTGTTTGCTGTGATACGAATAATTTTCTTTAGCAAAATAATCAAAATTGATTTGACGATCATTTGTATGCAGAGCATGATAAGGACATCTCCGTTGATAATTAAACTAAATTATATAACATGCAATTGGAGGCGGATACATTATTAACAATGAATTgaatttctcaattttttcaACCATCAATGTAAGATTTCGGTCGTACATCCATTAATATTTTCGTCAAACTATTCCATGTGGCTTATCACCACGATTCACGGATCTCCCACTCGAATTAAGTTCCAGATGACCCATTACATGACCAAACATTTATGACCACCAAAGCGCAAAGTTACCTTCttcttgtgtgtgtgtatacaaGCTACTATTGGCTCAGTTATGGTATTAAACAAGCCTCACTCCATCACTCTACCATCTTCATACTCATCTCGTCGACCCATTAGCTCTGCTACTAGTTGTTAGACTAAAGTAAAGTCCAAAAATACTCTTCATACGGTGAGTATTGTCCATTTTGTATCAAATTCGCACAATTTTGCTTAAAAGATTTCACACCTTCATTACGTCTTAATATTGTAGCTTTTTAATCTTTTCAACCATCAATATGCGATTTATGCGTACACCTAACATGGATAAAGGTTTGTGACTTCATAAGAAGTATAAAATGTTAAGTAatatttaagttatattaaGGTATGTGACTTCACATATTCATTAGTACTATAGAAATTAATGGACAGAGGATTTAAGCTGATGCGACTAGAAAAAACACTTAATTTTGTAGAAAATTGAATTAAACAGTTGTCGAACTTGGCGTGTTGGGAAACAAAAGAAGACTAAATTAAAGTAGTTACGGCCACTCTATTcaccttttctcttttcttgtcTGTTTCTATTTTACTCAGTTTTATCAAAGTTAAAACGGAACTTCACTAAGCACTAGACAAACAAACTATTTTAATAATCAGTGTTACTTTTGTGCATTTAAAGTGTaaagattattttataccataagATAGATATAATTTATAACAAGaagtaattatataaaattatatataggATCTAAAAATCCATCTGCGATAATAATTCTTATAATTAAATGCTTAgacatataaaatatatttatgttgtcaacatatataaaattttgaagCGATGATAAAGTTATTTCCTTGAAATCTATAGGTTATGAATTTGAATCGTGAAATTAATTACTTGCATCAGGGTAGATTACCTACATCACCGCGCTTAGGGTGCAGCTCTTCCTCGAGCTCTAGCTATTTGAACCGGGAATACTTCGTACATCTGTCCTTTGTCAATTTCCAATAAATTATATTCTTAATAATTCATTAATTTATGGATAAACGTTGATTTGCATATTGAATTGAACGTTAAGATACCACTAAAGCCCAATACCATTGTATATATACACCCCTTCCAAAGAAACACTCCTATATctcctttttttccccttcttctCTTCAAAAACATCTCCATCTCTCTCCCTTCGCCGGCAAAAATGAAGCTCTCGCCGGCGGCACCACTCTCTGTCactcttctcctcctcctcgtATTCCTCTCCACCACCACAAACGCCCACAACATTACTAAAATCCTCGCAAAACACCCCGAATTCTCCACATTTAACCATTACCTAACCGTCACACACTTAGCCGCAGAAATCAACAGACGTCAAACCATCACTGTATGCGCTATCGACAATGCTGCCATGAACGAACTCCTCGAAAAACACCTCCCAACTTACACTCTAAAGAACGTGCTTTCCCTGCATGTTTTTGCTGATTACTTCGGTGCCAAGAAACTCCATCAAATCACTAAGGGAAGTACTCTCACCGCCACTATGTTCCAAGCAACTGGTGAAGCTCCTGGAACTTCCGGTTACATTAATATCACGAACATGAAAGGTGGGAAAGTAGGGTTTGCTAATGAGGATAATGACGGTCATTTTGCTGCTACTTTCGTTAAATCCGTTGTGGAAATGCCATACAATATTTCAGTTATTCAGATTAGTCATATACTTACTTCAGCTGCTGCTGAAGCTCCTGTTGCTGCTCCAAGTGACCTTAATGTTACAACCCTAATGGCAAAACAAGGTTGTAAAGCATTTTCAGATTTGTTAAAATCTCATTCGGATGTTTCCAAAACCTTTGCTGAAAATGTACAGAGTGGGTTAACGGTGTTTTGCCCTACTGACGGTGTCATCAGCGCTTTCATGCCTAAATTCAAGAATCTAACAAAAGACGGacaatcttctttacttttgTACCATGGTATCCCTGTTTACAATTCCATGGGTATGTTAAAGTCCAACAACGGGTTAATGAACACTCTAGCAACAGAAGGTCATAATAAGTACGATTTCACCGTACAAAATGATGGGGATGATGTGACATTGAAGACTAAAGTCGTGACAGCAACTATCTCCGGTACATTGTATGATGAAGAGCCGTTATCAGTTTACAAAATCGATAAAGTTTTATTACCTAGGGAATTATTTAAGGGTACCGTAGCAGAAGAGCCAGCACCAGCTCCAAAGGGTtcgaagaaaaagaagaaggccaAAAAGAGTGACGATGAAGACATACAGGAAGACGGTGCACCAGAACCTAGCCcggaagatgatgaagatcctGCTGATGATTCGGCCAATTTGAATTGGGCCACCAGTGTGAAAAGTACTGGGTGGTTGGTTACAGTTGTATTGAGTGTTATTTGTGTGGccattgtttaagaaataatggGACCATAGTGTTTTTATACTCCTTTTGTTTTGGCTTGCACATAGATATGATTTTTGTGTTTGAAAGAGTTTTGGTAATTTATTTGTATTGTGTAATTTTTTTCTGAACATtgtattttggattgaaaaaattgcaataaatagcATCTTCTTATTCCCTTTAATTAATAAATGCTCGATTTTTTGCTGAGAGAGAAAATTTCAGTAATACCTTCTGCTTGTAAatagatagaaaataaaaatgtaatgCCCAAAGTGCTAACTCATAGTAAGGCGATTCCATCTATCTCGATCAAGATGATACGGACTTATCCTAGCTTTAATTACTACGGGAATAAGAGGGAAATCTCGATAAAAAGAGTCTCAATTAATCTAATgataattttatttcattttcctttttcaattcTTAGTAAGAAAACCTATAAGCATATGCAGAATTAGgactatgattttatttttggattttagaaaatataatttaCTAGGTTTTAGAtaaattatctatatatattaattgaatttttaaaCATTTTCAAGACTAAAATTAGTGGATTCTACCGAATCCGTAAATAGGCCTTGCAGTGGAAGTGAAGGACAAAGTGTAGGAAAAATGGCTACTTCTCTTGTGTCGGTGCAAAGGAAATTCGTTTTTCCTTTTCcacggaaaaagaaaagaatatgatcttcatatcttccttTCGTTTTATTGTGTATTTAGGTTCCCATATATGTTTGCTTT from the Lycium ferocissimum isolate CSIRO_LF1 chromosome 11, AGI_CSIRO_Lferr_CH_V1, whole genome shotgun sequence genome contains:
- the LOC132036402 gene encoding fasciclin-like arabinogalactan protein 2; translation: MKLSPAAPLSVTLLLLLVFLSTTTNAHNITKILAKHPEFSTFNHYLTVTHLAAEINRRQTITVCAIDNAAMNELLEKHLPTYTLKNVLSLHVFADYFGAKKLHQITKGSTLTATMFQATGEAPGTSGYINITNMKGGKVGFANEDNDGHFAATFVKSVVEMPYNISVIQISHILTSAAAEAPVAAPSDLNVTTLMAKQGCKAFSDLLKSHSDVSKTFAENVQSGLTVFCPTDGVISAFMPKFKNLTKDGQSSLLLYHGIPVYNSMGMLKSNNGLMNTLATEGHNKYDFTVQNDGDDVTLKTKVVTATISGTLYDEEPLSVYKIDKVLLPRELFKGTVAEEPAPAPKGSKKKKKAKKSDDEDIQEDGAPEPSPEDDEDPADDSANLNWATSVKSTGWLVTVVLSVICVAIV